The Henckelia pumila isolate YLH828 chromosome 2, ASM3356847v2, whole genome shotgun sequence genome includes a window with the following:
- the LOC140878525 gene encoding uncharacterized protein has translation MDENTRAYLTYLLNSTQNPQKNASSQNPQIPPTHQYPHPFPNMQFPPQNVQNFPGFGNFMSHPNYTSRGPPQPLPAEYWQNTSHPPFTPPVLQGFGTPYTTGTHFSSSMPTEPASPTFVPETQLSDRESPIEVVNLEKTIPNAEGTRKRSTWTKVEDEVLARSFVTISDDPIIGNDQKADAFWGRVASYYNDNRPAGSNSRKANVIRSHWHNTIQKKVNLFNANYNSIYSLYRSGHSDEDILRFAYEKYREEHNGVAFNLEHVWRIVKDRPMFTPQSDDHFVATKKTRTSESGASNTSSNQNVSIDIDDEDNRPMGRKAAKRKGKDKVKSTMEDLTVNYNSIFSKFNEYTNVKKSEVDLKQKQLEVEEIKAKASLSNAEAKNRRLRLKEYEILNKDTSEMTTEQLIIHECLCKDIRSSWNI, from the coding sequence ATGGATGAAAATACGAGGGCATATCTTACATATTTGTTAAATTCTACACAAAACCCGCAAAAAAATGCATCTTCCCAAAATCCACAAATTCCACCAACTCATCAATATCCACATCCATTTCCAAATATGCAGTTTCCTCCACAAAACGTTCAAAATTTCCCaggatttggaaattttatgagCCATCCAAATTATACCTCCAGAGGTCCACCACAACCGCTTCCAGCCGAATATTGGCAAAACACGAGTCATCCACCATTCACGCCGCCAGTTCTTCAAGGCTTTGGTACCCCATACACAACTGGTACGCATTTTTCATCTTCGATGCCGACTGAACCTGCATCTCCGACTTTTGTCCCAGAGACTCAACTGTCCGATCGTGAAtccccaatcgaggtggtgaattTAGAAAAAACGATTCCGAATGCTGAGGGTACGAGAAAGCGTTCGACTTGGACAAAGGTTGAAGATGAGGTCTTGGCCAGAAGTTTTGTCACAATCAGTGATGATCCAATAATCGGCAATGACCAGAAGGCAGATGCATTTTGGGGACGTGTCGCAAGCTACTACAATGACAATCGTCCTGCAGGTTCAAACAGCAGAAAAGCTAATGTTATACGGTCACATTGGCACAACACAATCCAGAAGAAGGTAAATCTATTCAACGCAAATTACAATAGTATTTACAGTTTATATCGCAGTGGTCACAGTGATGAAGACATATTGAGGTTTGCGTATGAAAAATATCGCGAAGAACACAATGGTGTTGCGTTCAACCTCGAGCATGTGTGGAGAATTGTTAAAGATCGTCCAATGTTTACTCCACAATCCGATGATCACTTTGTGGCCACAAAGAAGACGAGGACCTCTGAGTCAGGAGCAAGCAACACATCTTCCAACCAAAATGTGAGCATAGACATAGATGACGAAGATAATCGTCCAATGGGTAGGAAGGCTGCAAAAAGAAAGGGAAAAGACAAAGTCAAATCGACCATGGAGGATCTGACAGTAAACTATAACAGTATTTTTTCAAAGTTCAATGAGTACACAAACGTAAAGAAGTCTGAAGTCGATCTGAAACAAAAACAACTTGAAGTTGAGGAGATTAAGGCAAAAGCTTCCTTGTCCAATGCAGAAGCAAAGAATCGTCGATTGAGGTTGAAGGAGTACGAGATCTTGAACAAAGACACCTCGGAAATGACTACTGAGCAGCTTATCATACATGAATGTTTGTGCAAGGATA